ccagggtcaccggcgtggtgacgctgctcgtcgcacacaccatgggaagagcgcgctgtgggcACCGGGGTGGGTGTCCGGGAGGCCGTCGCGCCGCCCATGGGTGGCACGGCGGCGACCCGGAGGGCCCcacgccgcctgcggggggcccagccccgTCTCTGGATTTTGCGGCGTGTGGCCCGCCGTCTTGTGTatgaacgacgccgctcgccaggctctgactgccagggcgatgctggtgctcgcgggccgcggctcgggttctgtctGCGACCGGCCCGCTCCTcgtccgcactggcacgggccgttcggctcccgacgagccgatcgccgtgatcgtcttcttcttgggagccatggcaaTGAAGAACCGCTAGGTTAACTGCTAGATCAGATTCTCACAACTACGCcgcctacctggcgcgccaacgatgtcggtggaaacgacacctatgggatcacaagaatccctactacggttggcggggcgcggggttgtgagaagagcaggtctaacaggaagcacacggatcgttacCCAGgtgcataataccctagtcctgctttggtggatgtattgagtgttcttgtgttcttgagctagctacggggtgcaacttgcccaaaagagccgaatccctctccagtatgccatggacCTCCTTTTATATTCGAAAGGgctaccacagtggcacacaggacgtggaaaggtctacagtgttgcgagcttatcgcccgtattacaggacaagacgcatttaatgcatcgcttaggtgtcccttagctttatcggggacgggaacgaggcccgtcccgtctgtcGCTGCCTCGCCTTGCCTTGACACGTGCCCATGCCagtgatgcatgcggcgccatgtaggcaggcaggcagctgaggtggcgcggtggcagggtcttcacgaagatctgcatgccaccacgcaggtgcttgccgatttggcgtagaggccgcccgtcgccatgcaggtgcctgcccagctgattaagctagcagctgcttggggacggcggtggagtcttggtcgacgcgagcctggctgtggccctgctaatgccctcggcaagagccttgccgggggcccggcaagggtcttgtcgtggcgttgcagtcgtccccggcaaggcgcttgccgggggtcttgtggatttcctcggctaggatcctgccgagggtcgccgtcttctggtacTCATCTGACCTCACatatttatgatcttgacgaagatctgcatgccacctcagaggcgcctcccgagccctggggtccaacgtagttggttgggtcggaacccgtgggctcaagggtggctcgctctgttggtgttgggcaagtcgtcccggcaaggctcttgccggggccgcggaggccgccccggcaagggtcctgccaggggagtccaccttgccccCTTCGCTatttgtgtttctggtcttggcgttgtctcagttgtcttgtgcttcggcttctctctccggcttccctcctttgccctgcttaGTGAGGCCGCGGCGCGCGgttccgactgcccgtgcacaattaaaggggtacaaaggagtgaccctacttttgtacaccgagaaatttgctatagttccttatgttaaacatgagattgtTGCAATTGcgcccatacttgatagttcctttgatgaaaagcatgattgcaatgatgttagtataaattctcttgatgtcaattatgctaatgatatgcaaaacctcaagcttggggatgctagtttttctatgactactatttgttgcaatgatcatgattgggccgattcttcttttgatcttgaaactttatttaagccccatgatgaatatgagattgataatagtgtttgcaataatattgaaagtgggtttggaagagtgtcaactttagatcccacatatttggagaatattcaatcttatggtatttttgataaaagtgggtttggagaggtcatgactttagttaatgataatcccactattttggaagagtgtcaacttcgcatgcatgtggatcgtgttgatagctattttgttgaatttgcctatgatcctacatgtaattattatgagagaggaaaatatggttgtagaaatttttatcttactaaattacctctcgtcatgttgagattgctatcatctctttcttcttccttgcatatgctaatttttgcttgctatgataatttgtttgcttataaaatgcctatgcataggaagtatgttagacttagatgtgtttatcacgtgttttaggatgctctctttgtgcttcaattcttgtctttcatgtgagcatcattaaaattatcaatgcctagctaaaaaggctctaaaggaaagcgcttgttgggaggcaacccaattttatttttgttccttgctctttgttcctgtttagtactccctccgtcccataatataagagcgtttttgacactagtgtagtgtaaaaaatgttcttatattatgggacggagggagtaataaataattcatctagcctctggttagatgtgcttttatgttttaattagcgtttgttccaagtaaaacctataggatcttcttggctgatagttatttgatcttgctgaagaagtcagaaactttctgctcacgaaaacaattgttaaaaatcaccagaatgtgatacaACACTgatccaattgcagtagatcaataaacaaattatttaggtcaccctattttggtagaatttttttgttacagaaagtttgcgtttgatacagattactacagattgttctgtttttgacatattctgtttttcgtgtgttgtttgcttattttgataaatctatggctagtatcggggggtatgaaccatagagaagttagaatacagtaggtttaacaccaatataaataaagaatgagttcattacagtacctttaagtggtggtttgttttctttcgctaacggagctcatgagattttctgttgagttttgtgttgtgaagttttcaagttttgggtaaagatttgatagattatggaataaggagtggcaagagcctaagcttggggatgcccaaggcaccctaaggtaaaattcaaggacaaccaaaagcctaagcttggggatgccccggaaggcatcccctctttcgtcttcgtccatcggtaactttacttgatgctatatttttattcaccacatgatatgtgttttgcttggagcgtcttgtatgatttgagtctttgctttttcgtttaccacaatcatccttgctgtacacaccttttggagagacacacatgaattggaatttattagaatactctatgtgcttcacttatatcttttgagctagataattttgctctaatgcttcacttatatcttttagagcacggtggtggttatattttatagaaattattgatctctcatgcttcacttatattattttgagagtcctttagaacagcatggtaatttgctttggctataaaattagtcctaatatgataggcatccaacattggcataataaaaacttccataaaaattgcattgaatactatgaaaagtttgatacttgatgattgttttgagatatgaaggtggtgatattaaagttgtgctagttgagtagttgtgaatttgagaaatacttctgttgaagtttgcaagtcccgtagcatgcacgtatggtaacaattgtgtaacaaatttgaaacatgaggtgttctttgattgtcatccttatgagtggcggtcggggacgagcgatggtcttctcctaccaatctatccccctaggagcatgcgcgtaatgcttggtttttgatgacttgtagatttttgcaataagtatgtgagttctttatgagtaatgttgagtccatggattatacgtactctcacctttccatcattgctagcctcttcggtaccgtgcattgccctttctcaccttgagagttggtgcaaacttcgccggtgcatccaaaccccgtgatatgacactctctatcacacataaacctccttacatcttcctcaaaacagccaccataactacctattatggcatttccatagtcattccgagatatattgccatgcaactttccaccgtttcatttattatgacacgcttcatcattgtcatatttccttgcatgatcatgtagttgacatcgtatttatggcaaagccaccatgcataatttatcatacatgtcactcttgattcattgcccatcccggtacaccgccggaggcattcatatagagttatattttgttctagtatcgagttgtaatcattgagttgtaaataaatagaactgtgatgatcatcattaatagagcattgtcccaaataaaaaaagagaagaagaaaggccaaataaaaaaagggaaggcccaaaaaaagaaaagaaataaaaagggacaatgctactatcctttatccacacttgtgcttcaaagtagcaccatgatctttatgatagagaatctcttgttttgtcactttcatatactagtgggaatttttcattagagaacttggcttgtatattccaacaatgtgcttcctcaaatgccctaggtcttcgtgagcaagcaagttggatgcacacccacttagtttcttttgttgagctttcatacatttatagctctagtgcatccgttgcatggcaatccctactccttgcattgacatcaattgatgggcatctccctagcccgttgattagccgcgtcaatgtgggactttctccttttttttcttctccacataacccccatcattatactctattccgcccatagtgttatatccatggctcacgctcatgtattgcgtgaaggttgaaaaagtttgagattactaaagtatgaaacaattgcttggcttgtcatcggggttgtgcatgaccagagcattcttgtgtgacgaaaatggagcatgaccaaactatatgattttgtagggatgaactttctttggccatgttattttgggaagacatgattgcttagttagtatgcttgaagtattattgtttttatgtcaatattaaacttttatcttgaatctttcggatctgaacattcatgccacaataaagaaaattacattgaaaattatgttaggtaccattccacatcaaaaattctatttttatcatttacctactagaggacgagcaggaattaagcttggggatgcttgatacgtctccaacatatctataatattttattgttccatgctattatattatctgttttggatgtttaatgggctttatcatacacttatatattatttttgggactaacctactaaccaaaggcccagtgcaaattgctgtttttttgcctatttcagtgtttcgcggaaaaggaatatcaaacggaatccaaacggaatgaaaccttcgggagagtgatttttggaacaaacgcaatccaggagactcggagtggacgtcaagaaagaaacgaggaggccacgaggcaggagggcgcgcccaggggggtaggcgcgccccccaccctcgtgggcccctcgtggtccctgaccgacttctttcgcctatatatactcatataccccaaaaacatccgagagcaccgtgaaaccctatttccaccgccgcaaccttatgtacccatgagatcccatcttggggccttttctggcgctctgccggagggggaatcgatcacggagggcttctacatcaacaccatagcctctccgatgatgtgtgagtagtttaccatagaccttcgggtccatggttattagctagatggcttcttctctctctttggatctcaatacaaagttctcctcgatcttcttggagatctattcgatgtaattctttttgcggtgtgtttgtcgagatccgatgaattgtgggtttatgatcaagattatctatgaacaatatttgaatctcctctgaattcttttatgtatgatttgttatctttgcaagtctcttcgaattatcagtttggtttggcctactagattgatctttcttgcaatgggagaagtgcttagctttgggttcaatcttgcggtgtcctttcccagtgacagcaggggcagcaaggcacgcattgtattgttgccatcgaggataaaaagatggggtttatatcatattgcttgagtttatccctctacatcatgtcatcttgcctaatgcgttactctgttcttatgaacttaatactctagatgcatgctggatagtggtcgatctgtggagtaatagtagtagatgcagaatcgtttcggtctacttgtcgcggacgtgatgcctatatacatgatcatgcctagatattctcataactatgcgcttttctttcaattgctcgacggtaatttgttcacccaccataatacttatgctatcttgagagaagccactagtgaaacctatggcccccgggtctatcttccatcatataagtttccgatttattttactttgcaatctttacttttcaatctacacaacaaaaataccaaaaatatttatcttattatctctatcagatctcacttttgcaagtggccgtgaagggattgacaacccctttatcgcgttggttgcaaggttcttatttgtttgtgtaggtacgaggcgatttgcatgtatcctcctactggattgttaccttggttctcaaaaactgggggaaatacttacgctactttgctgcatcaccctttcctcttcaagggaaaaccaatgcatgctcaagaggtagcaccgataaagatcttcgcagaatatgtaggaaccaatatgagcatccaggttccgctattggttattgaccggagatgagtctcggtcatgtctacatagttctcgaacccgtagggtccgcacgcttaacgctcgatgacgatcggtattatgagtttatgtgttttgatgtaccgaaggttgttcggagtcccagatgtgatcacagacatgacgaggagtctcgaaatggtcgagacataaagattgatatattggaaggctatgtttggacaccggaaaggttccgagtggttcgggcatttttccagagtaccgggaggttaccggaaccccccggggggtcaatgggccttcgtgggccttagtggaaatagagggTAACAAGGGAGctgtggggcgcgcccccctaggcccaaaccgaattggtttagggcttggggggcggccccctctttccttctcccctactcctctttccttcccctcctaattggactaggaaagggggaacctactcctagtaggagtaggattgcccccttggggcgcaccctatgaggccgccgggcccctccccttgctcctttatatacgggggagggggcacccctagGACAACAAGTTGACAATTGTtttagtgcttaggcgaagtgcttaggcgaagccctacgccggtaacttcatcatcaccgtcgccacgccatcgtgctgatgaaactccccctcaacctcagctggatctagagttcgtgggacgtcaccgagctgaacatgtgcagatcgcggaggtgccgtgccttcggtgctaggatcggtcggatcgtgaagacatacgactacatcaaccgtgttgtcataacgcttccgctttcggtctacaagggtacgtggacacactctcccctctcgttgctatgcatcacctagatagatcttgcgtgatcgtaggatttttttttgaaattactgccttccccaacaaatatgccctagaggcaataataaagttattatttatttccttatttcatgataaatgtttattattcatgctagaattgtattaaccggaaacttagtacatgtgtgaatacatagacaaaacataagtgtccctagtatgcctctacttgactagctcgtttatcaaagatggttatgtttcctaaccatagacatgtgttgtcatttaatgaacctttcttcatgacttatacatgttcctcagattatgatattatgcaactcccgaataccggaggaacactttgtgtgctatcaaacgtcacaacgtaaatgggtgattataaagatgctctaccggtgtctccgaaggtatttgttgggttggcatatatcgagattaggatttgtcactccgtgtttcggagaggtatctctgggccctctcggtaatgcacatcactataagccttgcaagcaatgtgactaatgagttagttgcgagatgatgcattacagaacgagcaaagagactcgccggtaacgagattgaagtaggtatgatgataccgacgatcgaatctcgggcaagtaacataccgatgacaaagggatcaacgtatattgttatgcggtttgaccgataaagatcttcgtagaatatgtaggagccaatatgagcatccaagttccgctattggttattgaccggagatgtgtctcggtcatgtctacatagttctcgaacccgtaggggtccgcacgcttaacgttcgatgacgatttgtattatgagttatgtgatttgatgaccgaagtttgttcggagtcccggatgagatcacggacatgacgaggagtctcgaaatggtcgagaggtaaagatcgatatattgaaaggctatattcagacatcggaaaggttcgagtgattcgggtattttttggagtaccggagagttacgggaattcgccgggggaagtagtgggccttaatgggccatacgggaaaggagagaagggcctcaaggggtgccccccccatgggctggtccaaattggactaggagggggcggcgcccccctccttccttctcccctcttcctccttcccttccttctcctagttggaacaggaaagggggggggcgaatctccaagtaggactcccccttttgGCGCGCCCCTCTAGGgtcggcctcctcttccccctcctttatatacgtgggagggggcaccccaaagacacacaagttgatcttttagccgtgtgcggtgcccccctgcatagttacacacctcggtcatatcgccgtagtgcttaggcgaagccctgcaccggtaacttcatcatcaccacgccatcgtgttgacggaactctccctcggcctcaactggatcaagagtcgagggacgtcaccgagctgaacgtgtgcagatcgcggaggtgccgtgcgttcggtacttggatcggttggatcgcgaagacgttcgactacatcaaccgcgttactaaacgcttccgctgtcggtctacgagggtacgtggacacactctccccgctcgttgctatgcttctcctagatagatcttgcgtgaccgtaggaattttttgaaatactacgttcccaacaaTGGCAATTGCATACATAAACTCAAAAAGAATATTAACGCACTAATGTATAAATGATGGACACACACTTGAGGGCTAACCCACTAGAATATTTACACGCCCATCACAAAGCACAAACAATTATCTAGTTATGAAATTATCTAACATGTCATCAAAAAATAACTCAAACAATTTCTTTTATCTAAACAAGGAAAGCATTTTCTGTGGTTGCAACCTCTTCAACATTTTGTTTGTTTTTCGGGGCTACTACTCGTAAGGTGTTTTTGTGTTTTTAATATAATATTCAATGTGTAAACTGAATTTGATGTAAACTTGATGATACGATAGACACGTATTGTTACATTTGCGCTTATTTTTGAAGGTCTTTTCCATAAATTGTCAGCAATATTAATATATTTTCGTAGCAAGGTAGAGAAGGTTTTTTATACTATGACTTCTATCGAGTTGTCAAGTGACCATACCAAGTATAGTGTGTCAGCGGAAATTTCTAGCACTCATTAAGTGAAAATTCTAGCACTCATTATAAAATCATAGAGGTGAAATCAACAAGAGTTTGAACTTGCAAACAATTTTGAATCAAGCAAAAAGAAGAGGGTTCCACTTTTCACAAATCTTGCAATCTTCTTTTAGAGATCTTCAGTCTATTATGGTGTATCTGCGTGCATTGTGTTTTGTTTCTATAACGTGCTCAGGTGACAAGTGTGGTTTACAGCAATGGGCCACTGACATAATCCCCGCAACATGAGGTcgaaaaatattttcaatgacaCTGCAAAACTAGTACATTATATGAAAAATACATTTTTAGCCAATTTGTGTATATGGTTTTCGTAATCTAAAAATACTGAGAGTGAAAATAATCTTTTCTGACTATCGACATTTAGCACAACAACTTTTAAGTAAGTTTGGAAAAGATAGGTCAATGGATGATAGTGCATTATGGAAACTTTACCCATATGCCTCTTACCTTAAAGAAACATTAGGTTTTTTCATTGCCTTTTCATTGTAGGGgggtgtttggattgtggccaaactATTGCTAGTAATTGGATGGCAATGGCTCATAATTTGTTTTTTGTTTGGATTGTTATCACTTTTTGGCAAGCCAGTTGTCTACTACCAACTCTAGTTTATTTTCAAGACAATGTTGGCCAACTTATGGGCACAAAAAACTCAACCAAAACTTTGACTAGCAAAAAGTTTAATAGGGTAACTTGAGACATAAACCAGACACAACCACAAACCTAGCATTACCGTGAAATTATTATGTTAGTTTTCTTTGAACATCTTCCATTTTTAACCATCATCATCATGTCAAGGTCAGTTGCTTCATTGTCCTGGGCGATTTAAACTACAAATATGAAAGGTTTAAATGACGTTATTTGTTTTGTTAGCAAAGCCCTTGTGAGTTCTTCATTGCATTATAGGGAAAACATATTTTTCACATGGGTAATAAATATTAAAAAATTCCAGGTGTAACGCTTTCGAAatagggtctgtctaggacacatctagatgtgacattatgtcacatctaaactgatgtccactctgtttgtggtttatttttttgtcctaattttttttttcttgttgctgcattatatatttgtgggagcttagatgtgatatccttaaaaaaacatctagatgtgaattagacaaaccgTTCGAAATATGCCCAACAACAAATTCATCCAAATATGTATTTTTCATGGGAACTAAAACAGCTGAATTTTCAAATAGACAAGAAATCCCAATGTTTTGTGTGGACTAGAATTTTTCACAAACATTTCACATCCCGGCTCTTCATTCCACACATTTCTGACTAAATTAGGTgtatttctgcgacatgtaatttAGTCATGATGCTATCCTACCGGGCTGAGTTGTCGGTTACACATCTCACTAATTTTTCCACACATTTCACCGAATTTTCCGCACATATCACCATTTTTTCACACATGTCACCTTTTTTTGCGTGCTCAATTCATCAGTTCAAAACCTTGTAAAACCAAACTAATTGACAATACAATCTGTAAGATCCAGTTACCAAATGGTGATCCAATTGGTTGCATTAACACAGAATCCAAGTTGTGAATGTTCGGCTCCTCATAATGGCTTCATGGGTAAGAGATAACATTACCTAGAACCAACATTATAGCTGAATGAAGCACTCATGTTTCCTCATACTCAAACAAAAGAGAATTTGATCAGCTGTGCAATTCTAAGCCCCTGACAAAATTGGCCGCATTTCGTCTCTGTCCTGTTTTACGACGGACGAGCACACACAAATCAAGCCATCATATTGGCGAATTCCATGTCCTTGAGGAGCTCGTCCACCTGCTGCAAATCCAACGGTGGCAGGTCGGCGAACACATCGTCGAGCTGTGCGTCTACGGTGATGGTGCCCGAGAAGAGGTCGAGCGCCGGCTGCTCGGGGAAGTCGCTGTCGGCGAGGTCCATGCGCGACTCCTCGCCGTCATCACCAGAGCCGGCGACCACGGGTGGCTGGTTGAGGTTTGTTTTGGCCGTCGCGCCACGCAGCTCCGGGACGTCGTTGTGGTCCATGGGCGACTCCTCGCCGTCGTCaacggcggctgcggcggcggccatGGGTGGTTGCTTGAAGTTGGTGATGGCCTTCACGCCATGCAGCTTGACGGCCGCGGCGTCGTACGCTCTGGCGGCGTCCTCGGCGGTGCCGAAGAGGCCGAGCCACCGAGAATTCTCACCGGCGTGCCTGATCTGCGCCGCGTACTTGCCGCTGGGCTTCCGGTGCACGCCGCGGAACTTGGTCCCGGTCCCGGTGTCCGTCCTTGCCGCCGCCTTCTTCCTCGCCATGGGCTGCTGCTTCAGGTTGGTTTTGGCCTTGGCGCCGCGCAGCCTGACGGCCTCCGCGTCGTACGCTCCGGCGGCCTCCTCGGCCGTGTCGAAGGCGCCGAGAAACAGCTTCGCTCGCCGCGCCGGGTCCCAGATGCGCGCAGAGTACTTCTTGCCGCCCCCTGTCTGGCGCACGCCGCGGAACACCGGCAGAGAGCTCGAGCTCGACCTCGACCTCGActtagccgccgccgccgccgccttccttTCGGCCTGACCTTTGAAGCCGACCTCCCCCGCCGCGCGCGCCTTCTTCAGGCCGATCGCGCCGCGCAGCTTGACCGCCGACGCGGCGTAGGCtctggcggcctcctcggcggtgCTGAAGCCGCCGAGGTACCTCCGAGCTCCCCCCTTTGGGCACCTGATCTTCGCCACACACTTGCCGCTCGGCCTCCTGCGCACGCGGCGGAACACGGTCCGGGCGACCGGCCTGAGCGGCGCCTTCCTCTCCTTGGCGCTCTCCGCCTCATCATGGCCTGGGCACGACTCCACGGCCCCGACATCCTCGCCCACGCAGGAGAAGTGCCGGAGCGGCGCGTCGCCGTCGCCATCGGCCACGACATCGCCGCCCACGCAGGAGACGTGCCGGAGCGGCGCGTCGCCGTCGCCATCGGCCACGACATCGCCGCCCACGCAGGAGACGTGCCGGAGCGGCGCGTCCCCGGCATCGGCCTTGGCGTCCGTGTCGACGTGCAGGAGCGgcgcgtcgccgtcgccgtcggcagCCGTGTGCTGGCGGAAGTAGGTGAGCGCCGTGGCCGCGCCGTGCAGcccgacggcggcggcgtcgtaGGCCCTGGCGGCCTCCTGGGCGGTGGCGAAGGCGCCGAGGTTCTTCATGGCGCGCCGCGATGGGTCCCAGATCCGCGCCCGGTACTTGCCGCGCTGCAGCCGGTAGACGCCGAGGACCTCCGACCGgaccgtcttcttcctcctgccgcCGGCCGTCCCGTCGTGCTCCGCCGCCATCGCAGCGCCGAGGGGAGAGCGCGTGAGGTTCTTGGGGGTTTTCGGGGAGGCACAGGAggatgagagagagaggagagggttTGGGCTGTAGATGAGACGACGCCGTCGAGGCCTGCGTTCTCAAACTTGTTTGTCACGTAGTACTGTTGCCGGTTGCCGGTTGCCGCCACCCGTCGTCAGGTTCTTTTT
The sequence above is a segment of the Aegilops tauschii subsp. strangulata cultivar AL8/78 chromosome 6, Aet v6.0, whole genome shotgun sequence genome. Coding sequences within it:
- the LOC123494466 gene encoding uncharacterized protein — translated: MAAEHDGTAGGRRKKTVRSEVLGVYRLQRGKYRARIWDPSRRAMKNLGAFATAQEAARAYDAAAVGLHGAATALTYFRQHTAADGDGDAPLLHVDTDAKADAGDAPLRHVSCVGGDVVADGDGDAPLRHVSCVGGDVVADGDGDAPLRHFSCVGEDVGAVESCPGHDEAESAKERKAPLRPVARTVFRRVRRRPSGKCVAKIRCPKGGARRYLGGFSTAEEAARAYAASAVKLRGAIGLKKARAAGEVGFKGQAERKAAAAAAKSRSRSSSSSLPVFRGVRQTGGGKKYSARIWDPARRAKLFLGAFDTAEEAAGAYDAEAVRLRGAKAKTNLKQQPMARKKAAARTDTGTGTKFRGVHRKPSGKYAAQIRHAGENSRWLGLFGTAEDAARAYDAAAVKLHGVKAITNFKQPPMAAAAAAVDDGEESPMDHNDVPELRGATAKTNLNQPPVVAGSGDDGEESRMDLADSDFPEQPALDLFSGTITVDAQLDDVFADLPPLDLQQVDELLKDMEFANMMA